In Aureibaculum algae, the following are encoded in one genomic region:
- a CDS encoding winged helix-turn-helix transcriptional regulator, with product MKKSYCPIDTFINTIKGKRKGTIILHLFQGDKRYSELVRLMPDISERMISKQLKELEKDSLIHRQVFPEVPPRVEYSLTKLGKDIHPVLKGMYKGGLLFENSIESVD from the coding sequence ATGAAAAAAAGTTATTGTCCTATTGATACTTTTATAAATACAATTAAGGGGAAAAGAAAAGGCACCATCATTTTACATCTTTTTCAAGGAGATAAGAGGTATAGTGAGTTGGTTAGATTAATGCCTGATATTAGTGAACGTATGATTTCTAAACAACTTAAGGAGTTGGAGAAAGATAGTTTGATTCACAGACAAGTATTCCCAGAAGTGCCACCTAGGGTAGAGTATAGCTTAACAAAGCTGGGCAAAGACATACATCCTGTTTTAAAAGGAATGTATAAAGGTGGCTTACTTTTTGAAAATAGTATTGAAAGTGTCGATTAA